One Lactobacillus sp. ESL0785 DNA window includes the following coding sequences:
- a CDS encoding amino acid racemase, which translates to MKHFFSIIGGMGTIATESYVRLLNHRVKITKDQDYLNYILVNDAQIPDRTAYIKDHTQPNCLVDLRADVLGQAKLKPDFFVMPCNTAHYFYDDLAKLTDIPFLHMMRIAVHQFIEQYPDEAKIGLIATEGSIYDHLYADEIQAVGRQVELGGPEIQPLVTELIYANIKEKGVVNRELYHHILQLMHDKYGCNVILLGCTELSLAQEKAPDHPYNVIDPQSIIADVAIELSLKIRSGMDPKEVTKKYLY; encoded by the coding sequence ATGAAGCACTTTTTTAGTATTATTGGTGGCATGGGAACAATTGCCACTGAAAGTTATGTGCGGCTACTGAATCACCGGGTAAAAATTACCAAAGATCAAGATTATTTAAATTATATTCTAGTGAATGATGCGCAAATTCCTGATCGAACAGCGTATATCAAGGATCATACTCAACCTAATTGTTTGGTTGATTTGCGTGCTGATGTATTAGGCCAAGCAAAGTTAAAGCCTGACTTTTTTGTTATGCCATGTAATACTGCTCATTATTTTTATGATGATTTGGCTAAGTTAACAGATATTCCTTTTTTGCATATGATGCGCATTGCCGTGCATCAGTTTATTGAGCAATATCCGGATGAAGCTAAAATTGGGTTAATTGCTACTGAAGGTTCGATTTACGATCACTTGTATGCTGATGAAATTCAAGCAGTTGGACGACAAGTTGAGCTTGGTGGTCCAGAAATTCAGCCGTTAGTGACCGAACTAATTTATGCCAATATCAAGGAAAAGGGTGTAGTCAATCGTGAGCTATACCACCATATTTTGCAACTAATGCATGATAAGTATGGCTGTAATGTGATTTTACTTGGTTGTACAGAATTATCGCTAGCTCAGGAAAAAGCGCCAGATCATCCGTATAATGTAATTGATCCGCAATCGATTATTGCTGACGTGGCGATTGAATTGTCGTTGAAAATCCGGTCGGGCATGGATCCTAAAGAAGTAACAAAGAAATATTTATATTAA
- the ribD gene encoding bifunctional diaminohydroxyphosphoribosylaminopyrimidine deaminase/5-amino-6-(5-phosphoribosylamino)uracil reductase RibD codes for MQDTDYMQMAVHEALKAQGMTWTNPLVGAVLVKDGQVLATGYHHQYGKEHAEINTLSHLADPKLAEEATLYVTLEPCSHYGKQPPCCQKVVAAGIKRVVVGQVDPHQVVGGKGMQYLEEYGLETAVIGGVDQLYERYNFFYQKKRPFVTLKYAMSLDGKINEAGQSRTLLTGDKAQIDVQKLRCNQQAILIGANTLRIDDPQLTVRIKNLPIPPIRIVVTRDVNQLDFTKQLFQLPGQILLLSERPLAKKLGENVECLTAEKWTPEKIVDLLAQREIQSLLVEGGSQIQAEFIAADLADKIITYIAPQVLGGAGLPAAVGAALTKKQQYQLLDVHQLGQDVRICARRK; via the coding sequence GTGCAGGATACAGATTATATGCAAATGGCGGTCCATGAAGCATTAAAAGCGCAAGGAATGACTTGGACTAATCCGCTTGTTGGCGCGGTTTTGGTTAAAGACGGACAAGTCTTAGCAACTGGTTATCACCACCAATATGGTAAAGAACACGCAGAAATTAACACCTTGTCACATTTAGCTGATCCGAAATTGGCAGAAGAAGCGACCTTGTATGTAACGTTAGAGCCGTGCAGTCATTACGGTAAGCAGCCTCCGTGCTGTCAAAAGGTCGTGGCTGCAGGTATTAAACGTGTGGTTGTTGGTCAAGTTGATCCGCATCAAGTTGTTGGCGGTAAAGGAATGCAATATTTAGAAGAGTACGGCCTTGAAACTGCGGTAATCGGTGGTGTGGACCAGTTATATGAACGTTATAACTTTTTCTATCAAAAAAAGCGTCCGTTTGTGACACTCAAGTATGCAATGTCGCTTGACGGCAAAATTAATGAAGCCGGGCAAAGCCGGACACTTTTGACGGGTGACAAGGCCCAAATTGATGTGCAAAAGTTGCGCTGCAATCAGCAAGCAATTTTAATTGGGGCTAATACCTTACGTATTGATGATCCGCAGCTAACAGTTAGAATTAAAAATTTGCCAATTCCGCCAATTAGGATTGTTGTCACGCGGGATGTCAATCAACTTGATTTTACTAAGCAATTATTCCAATTGCCAGGTCAGATTTTGCTTTTGAGTGAGCGGCCGTTAGCCAAAAAGTTAGGCGAAAACGTTGAATGCCTGACAGCTGAAAAATGGACACCAGAAAAAATTGTGGACTTGCTAGCGCAGCGAGAAATTCAGTCATTGCTAGTTGAAGGTGGTAGTCAAATTCAAGCCGAATTTATTGCCGCTGATTTAGCAGATAAAATTATTACTTATATCGCTCCACAAGTATTAGGTGGTGCCGGCTTACCAGCAGCTGTTGGTGCGGCTTTAACTAAAAAACAGCAGTATCAACTTCTTGATGTCCACCAATTAGGTCAAGATGTGCGTATTTGTGCAAGGAGAAAATAA
- a CDS encoding GntR family transcriptional regulator: MKSDYLVIKESLKKEITFGNFKVNQKLPTETELMQQFNKSRYAVRKALTALQDEHLIYKVQGSGMFIQDWNKKWQVNPESKTIGLICTHIADYIFPKIISQIDSKISEQDYSLLLANTHNQPKKERESLIKMLDSQVAGLIVEPSESAKPSPNLDIYQYIAKSKIPLLFINAEYPELNFPSIVNDDCAAEKKLIEYLLKLGHQHILGIFQVDDLQGVHRMNGFVRAYQEIGTDLADSNIIMYSSHDRFNIISKKISFYLHNDQRPTAIACYNDSLALLVLDMLKKANIKVPKDISLVGFDNFDSAAYLNPSLTTMNYERTSVGQEAGRGILKLIQKNHIHSIVHHPKLKLRASVINLKE, from the coding sequence ATGAAAAGCGATTATTTAGTAATCAAAGAGAGCCTCAAAAAAGAAATAACTTTTGGTAATTTTAAAGTTAATCAAAAATTACCAACTGAAACAGAACTAATGCAGCAATTTAACAAATCACGTTATGCTGTACGTAAAGCACTCACTGCCTTGCAAGATGAACATCTAATTTATAAAGTTCAAGGTAGTGGGATGTTTATCCAAGACTGGAATAAGAAATGGCAAGTTAATCCAGAAAGTAAAACCATTGGCTTAATTTGCACCCATATTGCTGATTACATTTTCCCTAAAATCATTTCTCAAATTGATTCCAAAATTAGCGAGCAAGATTATTCACTTCTCTTGGCCAACACACATAATCAACCGAAAAAAGAACGTGAAAGTCTCATTAAAATGCTTGATTCTCAAGTCGCTGGCTTAATTGTTGAACCCAGTGAAAGTGCTAAGCCTAGCCCCAATTTAGATATTTATCAATATATTGCTAAAAGCAAAATCCCACTGTTGTTTATTAATGCTGAGTATCCAGAATTAAATTTTCCATCAATTGTTAACGACGATTGTGCTGCTGAGAAAAAATTAATTGAATATTTACTAAAGTTAGGTCATCAACATATTTTAGGTATTTTTCAGGTTGACGATCTTCAAGGTGTCCACAGAATGAATGGTTTTGTACGTGCATACCAAGAAATTGGGACTGACCTTGCGGACAGTAATATTATTATGTATAGTTCACATGATCGCTTTAACATTATCAGCAAAAAAATAAGCTTTTATTTACATAATGATCAACGACCCACTGCCATTGCTTGCTACAATGATAGTCTTGCTTTATTAGTACTTGACATGTTAAAAAAAGCAAATATCAAAGTTCCTAAAGATATTTCTTTAGTAGGCTTTGATAACTTTGATTCTGCCGCTTACTTAAATCCTAGTTTAACAACCATGAACTATGAACGTACTTCAGTCGGACAAGAAGCTGGTCGTGGAATATTAAAATTAATTCAAAAAAATCATATTCATTCTATTGTTCATCATCCTAAACTGAAATTACGAGCTTCTGTAATAAATCTCAAAGAATAG
- a CDS encoding HAMP domain-containing sensor histidine kinase: MKKERVKLTATEKSELFAEGVITVVLLLLLNLSIIILINLTILQNKNLINGIYFLKKTITFYGGHLIWSWQNILLMIMGLADLIVLYWRLIRRYHQMQLRHVISELHYIAQGHFDHYISFKVKTDLQKVIDSINSLVASTVSAINEEKAIEQSKDELISNVSHDIRTPLTSIIGYLGLLKTGVSNPEDQQKYLNIAYTKAEQMKSLAHDLLEYTTLKSTNIKLNLSPLHIFSMLEQVEAGFEFEAQEKNVEFKIEVRPQNLTIQADPEKLVRVYNNLITNALKYGTGATQIKLIANLVNDTEVELRVENNGAKIPQASLKKIFERFYRVETSRNTKTGGTGLGLSITKSIIDLHHGKIRCESDDHWTRFIIQLPLNPKNAKISS; this comes from the coding sequence ATGAAAAAAGAACGTGTTAAGTTAACTGCCACGGAAAAGAGCGAATTATTTGCGGAAGGTGTAATTACCGTCGTTTTGTTGTTATTGCTTAATTTGTCAATTATTATCTTAATTAATCTGACAATTTTACAAAACAAAAATTTAATTAATGGTATTTACTTCTTAAAGAAAACAATTACTTTTTATGGCGGACATCTTATCTGGTCGTGGCAGAATATTCTGCTCATGATTATGGGGTTAGCTGATCTAATTGTGCTATATTGGCGGCTAATTCGTCGTTATCATCAAATGCAATTGCGGCACGTGATTTCGGAGTTGCATTATATTGCTCAAGGGCATTTTGATCATTATATTTCCTTTAAGGTTAAGACTGATTTACAGAAAGTAATCGATTCGATTAACTCGTTGGTTGCTAGTACGGTCAGCGCAATTAATGAAGAAAAGGCAATTGAACAATCCAAGGATGAATTAATCAGTAATGTTTCGCATGATATTCGTACGCCGTTAACGTCAATTATTGGTTATTTAGGTTTATTGAAAACTGGCGTTTCTAATCCGGAAGACCAGCAGAAGTATTTGAATATTGCTTATACAAAAGCAGAACAAATGAAATCATTAGCACATGACTTACTGGAATATACAACTCTAAAATCAACTAATATTAAACTTAATTTGTCACCACTGCATATTTTTTCAATGTTGGAGCAAGTTGAGGCTGGATTTGAATTTGAGGCTCAAGAAAAAAACGTTGAATTTAAAATTGAAGTACGGCCACAGAATTTAACAATTCAAGCCGATCCAGAAAAATTGGTTCGCGTTTATAACAATTTAATTACGAACGCCTTAAAATATGGCACAGGAGCAACACAAATTAAGCTCATTGCGAATTTAGTTAATGATACTGAAGTTGAGTTACGAGTTGAAAATAATGGTGCTAAAATTCCTCAGGCCTCACTAAAAAAGATTTTTGAACGTTTTTATCGAGTAGAAACTTCACGCAATACTAAGACTGGTGGGACGGGCTTAGGCTTGTCAATTACCAAGAGTATTATTGATTTGCACCATGGCAAGATCCGTTGTGAGTCTGATGATCATTGGACACGGTTTATCATTCAATTGCCATTAAACCCAAAGAATGCAAAAATCAGCAGCTAG
- the ribE gene encoding riboflavin synthase encodes MFTGIIQGTGKITRLDITEKHAKLGITSAKMAQKNLPLGASIAVNGICLTVTEWKNDEFTVDVMPETMKRTNLGKLIKGSLVNLEPSVSTNGTLDGHIVAGHVDTTAELIKRTETENSIELRFQVPHKYDPYIVEKGSIAIDGISLTVTMAENDVFGVSLIPFTIANTTLANCQVGDHVNIEVDMIGRYAVKQIQAWKKEF; translated from the coding sequence ATGTTTACAGGAATAATTCAGGGTACAGGCAAAATTACGCGTTTAGATATTACAGAAAAGCACGCGAAGTTAGGGATTACTTCAGCGAAAATGGCACAAAAAAATCTGCCACTTGGAGCAAGTATTGCGGTCAACGGTATTTGTTTGACGGTAACTGAATGGAAGAATGATGAGTTTACTGTTGATGTCATGCCCGAAACGATGAAGCGGACAAATTTAGGTAAGCTAATCAAAGGCAGTTTAGTTAATTTGGAACCATCTGTTAGTACAAATGGCACGCTTGATGGTCATATTGTTGCTGGACATGTTGATACAACAGCGGAATTAATTAAGCGTACTGAAACAGAAAATTCCATCGAATTACGTTTCCAGGTGCCCCACAAGTATGATCCATATATTGTTGAAAAGGGTTCAATTGCAATTGATGGCATTAGTTTGACAGTTACAATGGCAGAAAATGATGTCTTTGGTGTTAGCCTAATTCCATTTACGATTGCGAATACTACGTTAGCTAATTGCCAAGTTGGCGATCACGTTAACATCGAGGTTGATATGATTGGTCGTTATGCAGTTAAGCAAATTCAGGCTTGGAAAAAAGAATTTTAG
- the ribA gene encoding GTP cyclohydrolase II, whose amino-acid sequence MKDELNEKMAKILDHMRNGGLVIVADSPQRESEGDMIGLAEKVTPQMVNTMITKARGLLCVPMSKAYADRLQLSPLETGSNDTFGTAFTMSVDSIETTTGISAFDRAKTIKKLANPDSQWADFYHPGHVFPLVAKEGGVLERTGHTEAALDLARLAGVAPVGFICECIKKDGTMARRKDLKALAEGIGIPYLTIEELIEYRKRQENKDLAIASVTKVDFPTKYGHFQLEGFKDNKHPEKQPTLLISKGEVKAGEPLLLRLHSECLTGDVFGSKRCDCGAQLAEALTKIEENGSGAVLYLRQEGRGIGLENKLRAYKLQDEGMNTVEANQQLGLPVDARRYNVAGEILRQKGITEVKLMTNNPDKVEQLENFGVKVVERIPMEVGLTEENRQYLSTKKHEMNHILNEVD is encoded by the coding sequence ATGAAGGACGAATTAAACGAAAAAATGGCCAAAATTCTTGACCATATGAGAAATGGCGGCTTGGTTATTGTGGCAGATTCACCGCAGCGTGAATCTGAAGGCGATATGATTGGCTTAGCGGAAAAAGTAACACCGCAAATGGTTAACACAATGATTACCAAAGCGCGTGGGTTGTTATGTGTGCCAATGAGTAAGGCGTACGCTGACCGTTTGCAGCTGAGCCCACTTGAAACAGGTTCAAATGATACTTTTGGCACCGCCTTTACGATGAGTGTTGATTCAATCGAGACGACAACAGGTATCTCTGCTTTTGATCGGGCTAAGACAATTAAAAAGTTGGCAAATCCAGATAGTCAATGGGCAGACTTTTATCATCCCGGCCACGTTTTCCCATTAGTTGCTAAAGAAGGTGGCGTTTTAGAGCGAACTGGTCATACTGAAGCAGCATTAGACTTAGCACGCTTAGCTGGGGTTGCGCCAGTTGGCTTTATCTGTGAATGCATTAAAAAAGACGGCACGATGGCCCGGCGTAAGGACTTGAAGGCATTAGCAGAAGGAATAGGCATTCCTTACTTAACAATTGAAGAATTAATTGAATATCGTAAACGGCAAGAGAATAAAGATTTGGCAATTGCATCCGTTACTAAAGTGGATTTTCCAACTAAATATGGTCATTTTCAACTTGAAGGCTTTAAAGATAATAAACATCCGGAAAAGCAACCAACACTGCTAATTAGTAAGGGTGAAGTTAAAGCAGGAGAACCACTTTTACTGCGGCTGCACAGTGAATGTTTAACTGGAGATGTTTTTGGTTCCAAACGTTGTGATTGTGGCGCTCAATTAGCAGAAGCGTTGACTAAAATTGAAGAAAATGGTTCAGGTGCGGTCTTATACTTGCGTCAAGAAGGCCGTGGAATTGGTCTTGAAAATAAATTACGCGCATATAAGTTGCAGGATGAAGGCATGAACACGGTAGAAGCTAACCAGCAATTAGGATTGCCAGTTGATGCAAGACGTTATAATGTTGCTGGCGAAATTTTACGCCAAAAAGGCATCACAGAAGTTAAATTAATGACTAACAATCCAGATAAAGTAGAACAGCTGGAAAACTTTGGCGTTAAAGTAGTTGAACGTATTCCGATGGAAGTTGGTCTCACTGAGGAAAACAGACAATATCTGAGTACCAAAAAGCACGAAATGAACCATATTTTAAATGAGGTAGATTAA
- a CDS encoding sugar porter family MFS transporter: MVAKTKKIPSKYIYFFGSFGGILFGYDIGVMTGALPFLQKDWSLTNASIVGWITSAVMFGAIFGGAAAGQLSDKFGRRKMILVSAIIFALFSIMSMIAPHNGSIYLIIIRILLGLAVGAASALVPAYMSEMAPANARGSLSGLNQTMITSGMLLSYIMDFLLKGLPEPWNWRLMLGLAAVPAIILFCGVLRLPESPRFLIKNGEEAEARQVLSYIRKDDKEIESEIEEIKAASAKENAASEKTTWGSLFSGKYRYLVIAGVGVAAFQQFQGANAIFYYIPLIVEKATGNAASSALMWPIIQGIILVVGSLVYIAIAEKFKRRSLLMIGGLIMGLSFLLPSIINSINPHSNPMMIVVFLCIYVAFYSFTWAPLTWVLVGEIFPLAIRGRASGLASSLNWIGSWAVGLLFPMMTASMSQEMVFAIFGVICILGVLFVRFFVPETKGHTLEEIEEEGMNHGLKEAK, encoded by the coding sequence GTGGTAGCAAAGACAAAGAAAATACCAAGTAAATATATATATTTTTTTGGTTCTTTTGGTGGAATTTTATTCGGTTATGATATTGGTGTTATGACAGGAGCGTTACCCTTTTTGCAAAAAGATTGGAGTTTAACAAATGCTTCAATTGTCGGGTGGATTACTTCAGCCGTAATGTTTGGTGCTATTTTTGGTGGTGCCGCTGCTGGACAACTTTCTGATAAATTTGGTAGAAGAAAAATGATCCTAGTTTCGGCAATTATTTTTGCGTTGTTTTCAATAATGTCAATGATTGCTCCGCATAATGGCTCGATTTATTTAATAATTATAAGAATTTTGCTTGGACTAGCCGTGGGTGCTGCATCAGCGTTAGTTCCAGCATATATGTCAGAAATGGCCCCTGCAAATGCTCGAGGAAGTTTGTCTGGGTTAAATCAAACGATGATTACTTCTGGGATGTTGCTTTCTTACATTATGGATTTTTTGCTTAAAGGATTACCTGAACCTTGGAATTGGCGACTTATGCTAGGGCTAGCGGCAGTTCCAGCAATTATTCTTTTTTGCGGTGTTTTACGTTTACCAGAATCACCACGTTTTTTAATTAAGAATGGTGAAGAAGCAGAGGCACGACAGGTTCTCTCATACATCAGAAAAGATGATAAAGAGATTGAAAGTGAAATTGAGGAAATCAAAGCTGCATCGGCAAAAGAAAATGCGGCATCGGAAAAGACTACTTGGGGATCTTTATTTAGTGGTAAATATCGTTATTTAGTTATTGCAGGTGTTGGCGTAGCAGCTTTTCAACAATTTCAAGGTGCTAATGCAATTTTTTACTATATTCCTTTAATTGTTGAAAAAGCTACTGGTAATGCTGCTAGTTCAGCATTAATGTGGCCAATTATTCAAGGGATTATTTTAGTTGTTGGTTCACTCGTGTACATTGCAATTGCTGAAAAATTTAAACGTCGGTCCTTGTTAATGATTGGTGGCTTAATTATGGGATTATCATTTTTATTGCCATCGATCATTAATAGTATTAATCCACATTCTAATCCAATGATGATTGTTGTGTTCTTATGTATCTATGTTGCGTTTTATTCGTTTACTTGGGCACCACTAACTTGGGTATTAGTTGGCGAAATTTTCCCACTGGCTATTCGTGGTCGTGCTTCAGGTCTTGCTTCATCGCTTAACTGGATTGGTTCCTGGGCGGTAGGGCTGTTATTTCCAATGATGACAGCATCAATGTCACAAGAAATGGTTTTCGCAATTTTTGGAGTTATTTGTATTTTGGGTGTTTTATTCGTTCGTTTCTTTGTTCCAGAGACTAAAGGTCATACTTTAGAGGAAATTGAAGAAGAAGGAATGAATCATGGCTTAAAAGAAGCAAAGTAG
- the ribH gene encoding 6,7-dimethyl-8-ribityllumazine synthase, translating to MKEITGKLVAGQDKKIGIVVAKFNGVVTDRLLSGAIEQLEMSGVASDNIVVVHVPGAYEISRTVNCLAKSGKVDGIIALGAVIRGETDHYTYVCEGTASQLAAATANGPVPVMFGVLMTDTVAQATDRAGGKSGNKGAECATDILEVLSLEEQINNL from the coding sequence ATGAAAGAAATTACAGGAAAATTGGTGGCTGGACAAGATAAAAAAATTGGAATTGTGGTTGCCAAATTCAATGGTGTTGTAACTGATCGCTTGCTTAGTGGGGCTATTGAGCAGTTAGAGATGTCTGGTGTAGCTAGTGACAATATTGTTGTTGTTCATGTCCCGGGCGCGTATGAAATCTCGCGGACAGTTAACTGCTTGGCTAAAAGCGGCAAGGTTGATGGCATTATCGCTTTGGGTGCGGTTATTCGCGGTGAAACTGACCATTATACTTACGTTTGTGAAGGTACTGCATCACAATTAGCAGCGGCAACGGCTAATGGTCCAGTGCCGGTAATGTTTGGCGTTTTGATGACCGATACTGTTGCCCAAGCAACTGATCGTGCTGGTGGTAAATCCGGTAATAAGGGTGCAGAATGTGCAACTGATATTTTAGAAGTGTTAAGTTTAGAAGAACAGATTAATAATTTATAA
- a CDS encoding UDP-N-acetylmuramoyl-L-alanyl-D-glutamate--2,6-diaminopimelate ligase, with protein sequence MSISLNTCILILKEHHLLKSSAVQDTVATKMEYVSYDSRDIQTNTLFFCKGVGFRPTYLSMAKDNGANCYVAEQPYPEGKGMHALIVRDVSKAMALLSAAFFRFPQDDLFVVAITGTKGKTTTAYFLKGMLDQINGGRTALISSVNDVVGTKPEDSFKSSLTTPESLDLFRDMRRAVDNGMTHLVMEVSSQAYKKNRVFGLTYDLGFFLNITPDHIGPNEHPNFADYLHCKLQLMVNARKCIINAQSDHFAEIYAAATTTTDPDSIYLFADEKFSNPNLKQPIDFRYSSEESDLAETRFQVLCASDKAKALKIAGDYKLKMLGDFNESNGTAAIIGAGLAGMDYTAAAKGISTVTVPGRMQTEVTQDHGLVVVDYAHNKASMMALMGFMQREFNNPKIIVVVGAPGDKGVSRRPGFSQSLNAYADKAFLTADDPGFEDPNDIAQEINAGIDHTKVEVTIELDRMKAIHEAISMAHTGDVVLICGKGADGFQKVRGVDTPYPSDIVVAQRVIDELEGQKEHFNK encoded by the coding sequence ATGAGTATTTCCTTAAATACCTGTATTTTAATTTTAAAAGAACATCACTTACTAAAGTCAAGTGCTGTTCAGGACACGGTTGCAACCAAGATGGAGTATGTTTCCTATGATTCACGCGACATTCAAACAAATACCTTGTTTTTTTGCAAGGGTGTAGGCTTTCGACCGACTTACTTATCAATGGCTAAGGATAACGGCGCTAATTGTTATGTTGCCGAGCAGCCTTATCCAGAAGGCAAAGGAATGCATGCGCTAATTGTGCGCGACGTTTCTAAGGCAATGGCCTTATTGTCGGCAGCCTTTTTCCGCTTTCCACAAGATGATTTATTTGTTGTGGCCATTACCGGCACCAAGGGTAAGACGACTACGGCATATTTCTTAAAGGGGATGCTGGACCAAATTAATGGTGGTAGAACGGCACTTATTTCTTCAGTTAATGATGTCGTTGGTACTAAGCCTGAAGATAGTTTTAAGTCGAGTTTAACAACACCTGAATCATTGGATTTATTCCGGGATATGCGTCGTGCCGTTGATAATGGGATGACGCACTTGGTAATGGAAGTTTCTAGTCAAGCTTATAAAAAGAATCGGGTTTTCGGTTTAACTTATGACTTGGGCTTTTTCCTCAATATTACGCCAGATCATATTGGTCCTAATGAACATCCTAACTTTGCGGACTATTTGCATTGCAAATTGCAGCTGATGGTTAATGCGCGTAAGTGTATTATTAATGCTCAAAGTGACCATTTTGCTGAAATTTATGCGGCGGCAACAACGACCACTGATCCAGACAGTATTTATTTATTTGCTGATGAAAAATTTTCTAATCCTAATCTGAAACAGCCAATTGATTTTCGCTATTCGTCTGAAGAGAGTGATTTGGCAGAAACAAGATTTCAAGTTTTGTGTGCTAGTGACAAGGCAAAAGCGTTAAAAATCGCTGGCGATTACAAGTTAAAAATGCTGGGTGATTTTAACGAATCAAACGGAACAGCTGCAATTATCGGTGCAGGTCTGGCTGGAATGGATTATACTGCTGCTGCTAAGGGAATTAGCACGGTAACTGTTCCCGGCAGAATGCAAACAGAAGTGACGCAAGACCATGGTCTTGTGGTAGTTGATTATGCTCATAACAAGGCATCGATGATGGCTTTAATGGGCTTTATGCAACGTGAATTTAATAATCCAAAAATTATTGTGGTAGTTGGTGCTCCAGGTGATAAGGGTGTATCACGCAGACCGGGTTTTAGTCAAAGTTTGAATGCTTATGCAGACAAGGCCTTTTTGACAGCTGACGATCCGGGGTTTGAAGATCCTAATGATATTGCACAAGAGATTAATGCTGGTATTGATCATACTAAGGTTGAAGTTACAATTGAGTTAGACCGAATGAAAGCAATTCATGAGGCAATTAGCATGGCTCACACTGGTGATGTTGTGTTAATTTGCGGCAAGGGTGCTGATGGTTTCCAAAAAGTACGCGGAGTTGATACGCCGTATCCATCTGATATTGTTGTTGCTCAACGAGTAATTGACGAATTAGAAGGTCAAAAAGAACATTTTAATAAGTAA